Proteins co-encoded in one Bubalus bubalis isolate 160015118507 breed Murrah chromosome 7, NDDB_SH_1, whole genome shotgun sequence genomic window:
- the PAICS gene encoding multifunctional protein ADE2 isoform X4 — protein sequence MTAVEVLKIGKKLYEGKTKEVYELLDSPGKVLLQSKDQITAGNAARKNHLEGKAAISNKITSCIFQLLQEAGIKTAFTKKCGETAFIAPKCEMIPIEWVCRRIATGSFLKRNPGVKEGYKFYPPKVEMFFKDDANNDPQWSEEQLIAANFCFAGLVIGQTEVDIMSHATQAIFEILEKSWLPQNCTLVDMKIEFGVDVITREIVLADVIDNDSWRLWPSGDRSQQKDKQSYRDLKEVTPEGLQMVKKNFEWVAERVELLLKPESQCRVIVLMGSTSDLNHCEKIKKACGNFGIPCELRVTSAHKGPDETLRIKAEYEGDGIPTVFVAVAGRSNGLGPVLSGNTAYPVISCPPLTPDWGAQDVWSSLRLPSGLGCSTILSPEGSAQFAAQIFGLNNHLIWARLRASVLNTWISLKQADKKIREASL from the exons ATGACGGCAGTCGAAG TACTGAAGATTGGTAAAAAACTCTATGAGGGTAAAACAAAAGAAGTCTATGAATTGTTGGATAGTCCAGGAAAAgtcctcttgcagtccaaggaccaGATTACAGCAGGAAATGCAGCCAGAAAGAATCACCTTGAAGGAAAAGCTGCAATCTCAAATAAAATTACCAGCTGTATTTTTCAGTTGTTACAGGAAGCAG GTATCAAAACTGCTTTCACCAAAAAATGTGGGGAGACAGCTTTCATTGCACCTAAGTGTGAAATGATTCCAATTGAATGGGTTTGTAGAAGAATAGCAACTGGTTCTTTTCTCAAAAGAAATCCTGGTGTTAAGGAAGGATATAAGTTCTACCCACCTAAAGTGGAGATGttttttaag GATGATGCCAATAATGATCCACAGTGGTCTGAGGAACAGCTAATTGCTGCAAATTTTTGCTTTGCTGGACTTGTTATAGGACAAACTGAAGTGGATATCATGAGTCATGCTACGCAGGCTATTTTTGAAATACTGGAGAAATCCTGGTTGCCCCAGAACTGTACACTAGTTGATATGAAG ATTGAATTTGGTGTTGATGTAATCACCAGAGAAATTGTTCTTGCTGATGTTATTGATAATGATTCCTGGAGACTCTGGCCATCAGGAGATCGAAGCCAGCAAAAAGACAAACAG tCATATCGTGATCTCAAGGAAGTAACTCCTGAAGGGctacagatggtaaagaaaaatTTTGAGTGGGTTGCAGAAAGAGTAGAG ttgctTCTGAAACCAGAAAGTCAGTGCAGAGTTATAGTATTGATGGGCTCAACCTCTGATCTTAATCACTGTGAAAAAATTAAGAAGGCTTGTGGAAATTTTGGCATTCCATGTGAACTTAGGGTCACCTCTGCCCATAAAGGACCAGATGAAACTCTGAGGATTAAAGCTGAGTATGAAg GAGATGGAATTCCTACTGTATTTGTGGCAGTGGCAGGCAGAAGCAATGGTTTAGGGCCGGTGTTGTCTGGTAACACTGCATATCCAGTTATCAGCTGTCCTCCTCTCACTCCAGACTGGGGAGCTCAGGATGTGTGGTCTTCTCTTCGATTACCCAGTG GTCTTGGATGTTCGACCATCCTTTCTCCAGAAGGATCAGCTCAGTTTGCTGCTCAGATATTTGGATTAAATAACCATTTGATCTGGGCCCGACTGCGAGCAAGTGTATTAAACACATGGATTTCCTTGAAGCAGGCtgacaagaaaattagagaggcCAGTTTATAA
- the PAICS gene encoding multifunctional protein ADE2 isoform X3 → MSLLICFSPSRHYLSPASLPSAAETLRPLRTMTAVEVLKIGKKLYEGKTKEVYELLDSPGKVLLQSKDQITAGNAARKNHLEGKAAISNKITSCIFQLLQEAGIKTAFTKKCGETAFIAPKCEMIPIEWVCRRIATGSFLKRNPGVKEGYKFYPPKVEMFFKDDANNDPQWSEEQLIAANFCFAGLVIGQTEVDIMSHATQAIFEILEKSWLPQNCTLVDMKIEFGVDVITREIVLADVIDNDSWRLWPSGDRSQQKDKQSYRDLKEVTPEGLQMVKKNFEWVAERVELLLKPESQCRVIVLMGSTSDLNHCEKIKKACGNFGIPCELRVTSAHKGPDETLRIKAEYEGDGIPTVFVAVAGRSNGLGPVLSGNTAYPVISCPPLTPDWGAQDVWSSLRLPSGLGCSTILSPEGSAQFAAQIFGLNNHLIWARLRASVLNTWISLKQADKKIREASL, encoded by the exons ATGTCCCTCCTCATATGCTTTTCCCCGAGCCGTCACTACTTG AGTCCTGCGTCTCTTCCCAGCGCGGCCGAAACCCTCAGACCTCTCCGGACAATGACGGCAGTCGAAG TACTGAAGATTGGTAAAAAACTCTATGAGGGTAAAACAAAAGAAGTCTATGAATTGTTGGATAGTCCAGGAAAAgtcctcttgcagtccaaggaccaGATTACAGCAGGAAATGCAGCCAGAAAGAATCACCTTGAAGGAAAAGCTGCAATCTCAAATAAAATTACCAGCTGTATTTTTCAGTTGTTACAGGAAGCAG GTATCAAAACTGCTTTCACCAAAAAATGTGGGGAGACAGCTTTCATTGCACCTAAGTGTGAAATGATTCCAATTGAATGGGTTTGTAGAAGAATAGCAACTGGTTCTTTTCTCAAAAGAAATCCTGGTGTTAAGGAAGGATATAAGTTCTACCCACCTAAAGTGGAGATGttttttaag GATGATGCCAATAATGATCCACAGTGGTCTGAGGAACAGCTAATTGCTGCAAATTTTTGCTTTGCTGGACTTGTTATAGGACAAACTGAAGTGGATATCATGAGTCATGCTACGCAGGCTATTTTTGAAATACTGGAGAAATCCTGGTTGCCCCAGAACTGTACACTAGTTGATATGAAG ATTGAATTTGGTGTTGATGTAATCACCAGAGAAATTGTTCTTGCTGATGTTATTGATAATGATTCCTGGAGACTCTGGCCATCAGGAGATCGAAGCCAGCAAAAAGACAAACAG tCATATCGTGATCTCAAGGAAGTAACTCCTGAAGGGctacagatggtaaagaaaaatTTTGAGTGGGTTGCAGAAAGAGTAGAG ttgctTCTGAAACCAGAAAGTCAGTGCAGAGTTATAGTATTGATGGGCTCAACCTCTGATCTTAATCACTGTGAAAAAATTAAGAAGGCTTGTGGAAATTTTGGCATTCCATGTGAACTTAGGGTCACCTCTGCCCATAAAGGACCAGATGAAACTCTGAGGATTAAAGCTGAGTATGAAg GAGATGGAATTCCTACTGTATTTGTGGCAGTGGCAGGCAGAAGCAATGGTTTAGGGCCGGTGTTGTCTGGTAACACTGCATATCCAGTTATCAGCTGTCCTCCTCTCACTCCAGACTGGGGAGCTCAGGATGTGTGGTCTTCTCTTCGATTACCCAGTG GTCTTGGATGTTCGACCATCCTTTCTCCAGAAGGATCAGCTCAGTTTGCTGCTCAGATATTTGGATTAAATAACCATTTGATCTGGGCCCGACTGCGAGCAAGTGTATTAAACACATGGATTTCCTTGAAGCAGGCtgacaagaaaattagagaggcCAGTTTATAA